TGCTTACTTTTAGTCTAAAAATATCTTTTAAATTCTCGTTTAATTCCTGAATATCTCCTAGCATATTTTTTCTTATTAAAACTCTTACAAATTCATTCTTTGTTACTCCATATAATTTAGCTTGAGTTTCAAGCAAATTATAATCTTCTTCATCTAATCTTAATGATAAATTTTTCTTCAAAAAATTTATACCTCCTTTCCCGCTTTTAGCAGGGGTTTTTAGGGGGACTGCAATCCCCCTAAACGAGCGTAAATGATGACAAATT
This portion of the Fusobacterium perfoetens ATCC 29250 genome encodes:
- a CDS encoding plasmid mobilization protein; translation: MKKNLSLRLDEEDYNLLETQAKLYGVTKNEFVRVLIRKNMLGDIQELNENLKDIFRLKVSIGNNLNQIAKKCNSKTISDFREIQKELDDLWQSL